From the Anguilla anguilla isolate fAngAng1 chromosome 8, fAngAng1.pri, whole genome shotgun sequence genome, one window contains:
- the mocos gene encoding molybdenum cofactor sulfurase codes for MDNFAMDFNQFCTFDTFRRLWEHYGYGRRSNLQDLRKKEFARIKGMTYLDHAGTTLYPECLIKGFFQDMASNVYGNPHSHNSSSRLTHDTVERVRYRILQHFNTSPEEYTVVFTSGCTAALKLVAESFPWKAASTEEPGSQFCYLTDNHTSVVGIRAVASSFGAEVISILPEEVETRVKVMSQTGGKGYQVPHLFSYPAQSNFSGNKYPLWYVKGIQTRKLYPSCDREGTWFVLLDAASFVSCSFLDLQEHPADFVPISFYKMFGFPTGLGALLVRNDAASILKKSYFGGGTAAAYLPEEDYFVARPTTSSRFEDGTVSFLDIISLHHGFETLQRLTGSMDRIQLHTFGLARYTYILLTSLHHSNGKPLARIYCDTDFEDPSMQGAILNFNLLDSQGNFVGYSQVEKLASLFNIHLRTGCFCNIGACQFYLGITNEAVKSNLQAGHSCGDNMDLIDGHPTGSVRISFGYMSSFDDCQNFLKFIVKCFVQGPVKFTEENLERLRPALAPHIQDPLLLLPGVQSENGRKKEEYDLTAARITSSEELGTPAARGMGTPGTLTNIFLYPIKSCAALEVNEWPLGPQGLLYDRVWMVVNMNGVCLSQKQEPRLCLICPQVHLDTKNLSVNASGMNPIFVPLEGSSEQYQAEPVHQSKVCGDRVQTVDCGDRVAAWLSEFLGKPCRLIRQSPNFTRDRRRDHKTGGSAVSLSLVNEAQYLMINRASIDLLQELIIGRNGSGSYQHFDVQQLIHRFRANLVIWGEEPFEEDEWTSLKIGSTLFKVAGQCGRCQMIGIDQSTAARSQEPLQSLATCRNGKATFGMYLIHQESSSSVLTVGSPVIPETLPAHQKTNCTP; via the exons ATGGATAATTTCGCAATGGATTTTAACCAGTTTTGCACTTTTGATACTTTCAGAAGGCTATGGGAACATTATGGATACGGTCGTAGGTCTAATCTTCaggatttaagaaaaaaagagttcGCCAGGATTAAAG gaaTGACTTACTTGGATCATGCTGGAACAACATTGTATCCAGAGTGTCTTATTAAAGGATTCTTCCAAGATATGGCTAGTAATGTCTATG GCAACCCACACAGCCATAACTCCAGCAGCAGGCTAACCCATGACACAGTTGAACGTGTCCGCTACAG AATATTACAGCACTTCAACACCAGCCCAGAAGAATATACAGTGGTTTTCACTTCTGGCTGCACTGCTGCACTCAAACTTGTGGCTGAGAGCTTTCCCTGGAAGGCAGCCTCCACTGAGGAGCCGGGAAGTCAGTTCTGTTACCTGACTGATAACCACACTTCAGTAGTGGGAATCAGGGCAGTAGCATCCTCATTTGGAGCTGAAGTTATTTCCATTTTACCAGAAGAGGTGGAAACCAGAGTAAAAGTAATGTCCCAGACAGGTGGCAAAGGATACCAAGTGCCACACCTATTCAGCTACCCTGCTCAAAGCAATTTCTCTGGAAATAAATACCCTCTATGGTATGTGAAGGGTATCCAGACCAGGAAGCTGTACCCCTCTTGCGACAGAGAAGGAACATGGTTTGTTTTACTGGATGCTGCCTCTTTTGTAAGCTGCTCATTTTTGGACCTCCAAGAACACCCAGCTGATTTCGTACCCATCTCTTTCTACAAGATGTTTGGCTTCCCCACAGGACTGGGAGCTCTTCTTGTCAGAAATGATGCAGCATCCATCCTTAAGAAATCATATTTTGGAGGAGGGACTGCAGCAGCTTATTTGCCAGAAGAGGACTATTTTGTAGCAAGGCCAACCACCTCCAGCAG ATTTGAAGATGGCACTGTATCTTTTTTGGATATAATTTCCCTACATCATGGTTTTGAGACACTGCAGAGGCTCACTG GTAGCATGGACAGAATCCAGCTGCATACCTTTGGTCTTGCACGCTACACATACATCTTATTAACCAGCCTTCACCATAGCAACGGAAAACCACTGGCTCGGATCTACTGTGACACAGATTTTGAAGACCCCAGCATGCAGGGTGCCATCCTTAACTTCAACCTACTGGACAGCCAAGGGAACTTTGTGGGGTACTCTCAG GTGGAGAAACTGGCAAGTCTTTTCAATATCCATCTGCGCACTGGTTGTTTCTGCAACATAGGTGCCTGCCAGTTTTACCTGGGCATCACCAATGAAGCAGTGAAGAGTAATCTACAG GCAGGTCACTCATGTGGCGACAACATGGACCTTATTGATGGGCATCCAACAGGATCAGTGCGCATATCCTTTGGTTATATGTCCAGCTTCGATGACTGTCAGAACTTTCTCAAGTTTATAGTGAAGTGCTTTGTCCAGGGGCCGGTAAAATTCACAGAGGAAAACCTAGAGAGACTGAGACCTGCATTAGCTCCACACATCCAGGACCCCCTGCTGCTATTACCAGGTGTCCAGTCTGAAAATGGAAGGAAGAAGGAGGAGTATGATTTGACGGCTGCAAGGATAACCTCATCTGAAGAACTTGGTACCCCAGCAGCTAGAGGCATGGGAACCCCTGGAACACTAACCAACATCTTCCTGTATCCAATTAAATCTTGTGCTGCCCTGGAG gtgAACGAATGGCCCTTGGGACCACAGGGTCTGTTGTATGACAGGGTATGGATGGTAGTGAACATGAACGGAGTTTGTCTAAGCCAGAAACAAGAGCCACGCTTGTGCCTGATTTGTCCACAGGTCCATTTGGACACAAAAAACCTGAGTGTGAATGCATCAG gaatgAATCCTATATTTGTTCctctggagggcagcagtgagCAATATCAGGCAGAGCCTGTGCATCAGAGCAAGGTGTGTGGGGACAG GGTTCAAACAGTGGACTGTGGTGACAGAGTAGCTGCTTGGCTGTCAGAGTTCCTGGGGAAACCATGCCGCCTCATCAGACAAAGTCCTAATTTCACCAGAGACAGGAGGCGAGACCACAAGACAG gAGGGTCAGCAGTTTCCTTGTCTCTGGTGAATGAAGCCCAATACTTGATGATCAACAGGGCTAGTATAGATCTCCTACAGGAGCTTATCATCGGCAG AAACGGTTCTGGCAGCTACCAGCACTTTGATGTCCAGCAGCTGATTCACCGTTTCCGTGCAAACCTGGTCATCTGGGGAGAGGAGCCCTTTGAAGAGGATGAATGGACCAGCTTGAAGATTGGCAGTACCCTTTTCAAG GTGGCTGGACAATGTGGCCGGTGTCAGATGATTGGAATTGATCAGTCCACAGCAGCCAGGAGTCAAGAGCCTCTGCAATCACTTGCCACCTGCCGCAATGGAAAG